The DNA window CTGCTTCGGGTGGTAATGGAATGCTAAGCAATAAGCCATTACGCTCATCGTCAACGCTTGTCTACCTCTTGATCTCTGACCTGTATTTAACACGTAATACATATGTGATGTAGGTGCTAtgaaaaatgaaccttattaaTAGTATCTAAGGTTTATAATGTCCTTTTTGTCTTTAGTTATTAACTTGCGTTCCAAAAGATACGCTTGCTTACAatgaaagataataaataataactaggAATAGATTAAAGCTAGAGCACTtggtattatgttttttaatatcttctataaaataaatttacaagAAGAATATcttctatatttattaatataatataaaagaaaaatatcttcttttataacaactatcgtgtgacatactaaattaactaaaaaatcccggtttactcacgtatattaacggagaaaagctctactagtttaggtactagtaggctgcgcgacgtcaccgtgtctgcgcacgctgttcatgatgaagagtccctctgtgactcgaaactagtagagcttttctctattaacacattgaacgtggtggtcaccggtgaccgacgttagcggaggatttgccttcaacagttttccattggcagtcaaagacttaatatacgtgagtacaccgtgatttttttagtcaATTAGGTAAGAATATGTTCTAGTTCAACTTACCATACTTATTATCGTACATATTGAAGGAGCCCGTCAGTATACCGTAGTGTATGTCGGGCCTTCTCTCCTTTGTACACGGGATTACTGTCAGAGAGTGAGTTTGTAACGTTCCTCTTTTTAAATTCATTGGAATGTGCACCTGGAAAAGAACAGTACATAGATAGATATTAGATATAATAGGATTTTCTATTCAATTGTAAACATTATTCTATAATAAACCATAGGAATAGAATCAGTGGAATGACAAACAGAAAGAATAAAAATGATGTTtcgtttttacattcaataggTGGTGCTTATAACGAAAGAAATTCGTATGATTTGCATGCCTTCATTCTcccatttatcttttttttataatattttttatgttacgtAACGTGTTAGAAGAAACACCCCCGCCCTAGTAACGCATCGTAACGTTTTACGAGACCCCCTTTCCAtcaaatttgtttttatttcatctttTAATTCATCTTTGCgttacgtaatacttgaacgCCCCTAacctataatattaatttaatatcttttaaccgatttaattatgtttgtttagacTTACATGCTCCGGTCTAGGTATTTCATCCAAACCACAAGCTTCATCGTCATCTTCTCTCGAGGTAAACTTCTGTGTGCCCCTAGCCCTTGGCTTACCGTCGGTAACGCCAAGAGTGGCGTAACTTGTGTCTGGGTAGCTGAAACATCATAtggtaatatattttacttgtattgtaaattaatacataatagaaaaaaaaagacatttttttatggtatatgaaCTTAATTGTGATGCAAATAAGTTGCAGTAGCCTCGTATCTACATAataggcgttgcaccatggggaCTCAGGGGTTGGTCTACGAAGAGAATCCGGGTGCCTTCTTTAGGTgtagatggtggccaccgggagGTTTTattgaggtaaaaatcccacactccctagtttttccCCAAAAGCTAAAGGCCTTTTGCAGGTTTCCCCTGTCAACAAAAAAAGCTCGTATCTGCGGTACTATTAGACTGGTAGGTACCAATTATATTGTGATCTTGAATCATTAGTTTAGCAAGACATGACTATCTTTAAAATACTAAACATATACTTGTATTATcttatgattatttaattaaaatttaaaatgtgaacttaatacaaaatgaaaGCTCTTACCCTCTCTTTCTCATAGCCAGTTGTCTCTTTTTCTTTAAAGCGTTAATGTATCTTCTGCAAAAAtcgtcattttaattaatatatggTATGAAAATCCATTATTGCAATAACACCAAAGAAAGTACATACCGACATTTCTTTTTGGAGCACCCTTTCTTTTTACAGACACtggaaatataattatcataatttgttATTAGATTGATTGACGGGCAAAAGGtctcgggtttaattcccgggtCGTGCAAATGTTACatggcttttttcggtttttcgatttttttctcagtagtagcacagagtctggcattgtccagtaaatggcaatacgctcacatgggacttataacacaaatggtacattacgtgccgtaatgtgcacttcagcctaccccttcgggtataaaaacCGCGATGTTGCATTGCAtttcaataatttcttatttacataaaataatattataaactttgtTTCACGTCTAGTTTGTAGATACCTATGTTTATaggttttatatatttgtttctgCTTAGTTAATCATAAAGAGAACAAAACTCACCCTCCCTTGTAGCAAGGTTTCGGTTTCTTTGGTctgtaacgaaaaaaaaatgcaatgtaTATTCTTATCCCACTACATGGACAAACAATGAAATGTGACGTCCAGTTTGTCCAATTAATGAGGTAGTCCAAATTTTACAGTAGACAGTAGAGTAAAATGCAATTGCCACCACATTTAACAAGAAACCGGGTAGCAGCTTTCTGGAATAAATCTGAACATTTTGAACATCTTCAGCCCTGCTAATGCCTAGCGTGAATATTATTGTAAACCCGTTGGACTATTATAGGCGAAGCGACTATCTATTACACAAGAGAGTGACTTAGCGATTCTAGGGCAAAGTCAAGCTGGGTGGTATGCAAATGCATTACacatacttattaattattgtctttacattatacatatttaaagtttttcGTTCAAAGTGTTTCATTATATCAGagagttttattatatttaaagtttttcatTCATTCAGAGTGACTAATAGTGAAgctaaaaagtaaagaaaataaacatacttAGTTTCTTTCGAAGAGCCCGGTATATGTACAACATCTGGCACAAATTGGTGGTCCCTGTTGAGAACTATCCCGCTATGCGGCTTGAACAAcctgcaaaaataaaaacaaactaattaagTAGTTGATCAAATTCAGACAAATGTTTGAGGATCTTAATAAATAtcaagttaaaataaatcatcaaaaagagataaataaagcatttttgttTGAACACCAAACAAGCTAGCTCGCCAGGAAACGAAAGCAAAGGTAAAGTTttgcaatgaaaaaaaaacacaaaatttataaataatcattaaaacaaataaaagaaaaagttgaACATATGACACATTACACAGTAGGTTGCGCAGCCAACGCGCAATGTTGCGCAACTATGCGCAACAACTAAGCGCAACTACACACTAATCTAGAATTTGAAAGTATTAAGTAACAGATCTCTTATGATCTTACTCATGTCCAGATTTTGGTGGCAAAGGCGGTCTCCATTCCGCTGGTTTCACGGCAGCTCTTTCAGCTTGAATCACATCCCCACTCGTTTTCGGGCTAAGTACctaaaaataagtaaagatACATTAATTTGAGTGTTTCAATTCCAACGCTATGAGAAAGAATTTTTAGAtgtttaaatactaaaaatcCTGTTATCATATTAAGTATTTTCGAAGACTCGAACCACTAGACCAATGACTTTAATTCTTCCATtaaacttatataatatattgttaagTCCTTTTATCTCTTAAACTAAGGTAAGACAAACTTACACTCAAGATCGATTTATCCGATGCTGTGTGCTTGACAACAGGTGCAGGCGTGGGCAAGTATATGTCGCCCGGCATCAGATCGAAGTACCGAACCCGTTTCCTGTACTTCTCGCACTTCCTTCGCCGACCTCCACGCATAATTCCACAAACTTCTTCTATTTCATCTTCATCGGATGATGCGAAGTCGTATCTCGAATAAGTTCGCCTGTTAAAAGTAAAgagtaataaattcaaaatcaaaattatttatttcaaatagaccgggaaggcacttttgaacgtcaaagtaaattaattaatattataatataaaaaagcaaaatgtctgtcggtcagtcctctagtgaagctatttgctcgttccaaagtgtagattcctatgttgaagaacgagtaagaaactccataggttactctttatcaatcaggttcacaaaagaaaaaaataaataacatgaagCTGAAATGTGATATGTACTATACTACAATAACgtattttaaaaaaagcatACACCATAGTACCTAAATAGACTAGGTAGTATGTGTCTCGTTGAACTTTATTTCATCTTTTAGCTGTTCTTAACATTTTGCTATGATATACGAGCAACACCACACACTAGGCACTTACTTAGGTGCCTGGATTGTCCTTTAAGAATATAGGTAACTAGGTACTACTGATTAACTAAGTGATGGAAAGAAAAAAATCGATGTACAAACTTACCTGGCTTTTTCATCGATACGAGGCGGTTCCAGAGGGCAATGACCGATATATCTAAGCctgaaacataaattatattaatcagTCAATATACTACTATCAATTAGGTAGTAGTGTTATTTTCCATAAGTTATAtggtaattttatgtaaatggaAATCCCTATTAATCCACATTCACATCCTGCACAGTACACAAACgaacttttttaaagttatctACTACCTGCACAGATGTTACTACTGTAGACTTTAGAGTCTGCCTAGGTCCCAATGTACCACTGCCTAGGTACATACCTagatttgttttcatttttccCTATACCTATCGTACCAAGTAAGCATAAGCTACTAATTGATAGAAGGCAGTATCAATATCAATCAAGATTCAAATCACAGAAAAACTTAGgtaacgtaaaattattttaaaatgatgttGCAAAGGAATATCAACCTTGTGTGCATAGAAGGCTTCATCGGCACGCAAGTGTCCTTAAAATGCGGCGGTTTAAACtgcttagttttaaattttggtGGCTTTGATACTTTCCGCTTCTTAAGATCTGAAAAGGGTTATTATAttgttagatatttattatttaacattatgtatttacagaTGTGAAACTACATACCTACcttattttatgtaaactagaaaattaggtaagtacttaggtaTGTTATACTAGGATTATAGGTACTATAGGATTGCTTATCAAGAAAGGTGGAGCTTCTGTGAgtaactacctacctacttacatagCATACAACCGTAACTGTAAgcttatgtacctatgtatataaataattggCAACTTACGCTCAAGGTAGTCTTGGTAATGAAGTGCCTGAATAATATCGACGACATCTTTTGGGTCTGATGTCGCTTTTGAATATTTACAACACTTTTGAACTTTTGCTGGACATTTGCATATCCTGCAAGTaaacgaaacatttttaaaaccagCCTTAGAATTGAATGACTTGAGTTAATGTTCTATGTCCCCTAGAGGCAGAAGGCGTCTATAGAAGGCCTCCATCGCGaccggtcttgagcttcccgcttcacctcgctccaaTTCATCCCGATGTCCGTTTTTGCCAACACTGTGCAACGCCAGGTTTGACGAAGTCGACCACGCTTCCTTTTCCCCTGAGAATTCCAATCTAAGGCatagaatttaataattcatataaataccttttcggtttactcatttctgtaattttatgtatttttgtcttttttgggtaattttacttatttgttacaaatctaaataatttattttgacatgTCCGAAATGACAACTcagatatttcattatttttagaaaaataaatcaagtaggTTTGGAACTTTGCAGTAAAGGTTTGTTGAACTGTTtagttgttgtttgtttgttatacaAGAAGGTATCGAagtatttacgtaagtaaaaaATTCGTGTAATATTATAGTTTGTTCTATTTTTCTATCATAAAACAGATGTCGATCTAGAGAATTTAGATTAAGGTTGGTTCATATAGACGGTTGTaagcaatataaaaaaaatggctctacatagtttttttttatgtattatgtaatagtaAATTAGTCttagatttattaattatttcattttgaaattatttgtgtAGCTTGGCTCAgctgacaataaaaaaaataaacatgctATACagtaattcataattatataattcattgataaatattaactcaataaaatgtttagttactatattttaatttgaaaataaacaattcttaCATAATGCATTACATAATCCAATAACAGACTTACTTTcacaatataacataataaaattattatcaactaAACTGCAAATACAAATCAATATCAATCCTTTGAACTTTGTCTTTATTATACAAGCAATAAGACTGATTTTTCAATACAGCTTAGTAAAGAAATACAATTCAGTTCAGTTCGACTTGCTCTGGAATGTTcaatataaagtatttaaatagcGACAtgtgaatgaaaatgaaaattaccgatttaacatattatttataacaccaccacaataaaatatctacaaataaaactaaataagtttaagcaaataattaattattgaattaagaaataaaattaactaaacattgAATTATGGAGTGTTTCTATGTCTTCCTTTCTCTGTTCTTTCCGTTTCTTCTCTTTCTTGTAAGCTTCATACGCCTCGTCATCAGTTGGTAACTCATGTCTGCAGAATGGACATGAATTAGTCTGAAATtgataaaagataaaattaaaaaccatttttcgACAAGAACCTAGAAAGAATTTATGTAATTGCGATAACATTTTTACATTACACaaaacattcatacatacatacaaaaaaatttaGATAGATTGTCACCAAATAGGGGAAAAATTGATAAACACGCAAGTTTTTTGTAAAATGAGTTAGTATTTTACTATTTACCAAAAATAACGAAACCACAAACAAAAAGGATTACAAATCGTAAAACCCTGCATCACTACAGTTTACcaatttaacacattgaacactgtggtggtcaccggtgaccgatgttagtgaaggatttgccttcaacagttttctattggcagtcaaagacttaaatcccatgataagtcaaagtcaaataatttattccaattaaaccataaataggtacttttaaaacatcaacaaataaagaaataaataataggattATTAATTACCTTCTCAAGCCATGTCAAAATGCATTTAGCATGGAACTGATGATGGCAAGGCATCTCCTTTGCCTTCTCTCCAACATTGAAGTTTTTCAAACAAATTGGACAGTTCTTATCACTGCTCTCTATAGTAACCTCTGGTATATTTGCTACCGCTTCTTTTGAAGCAGGTGGAGGAAGCCTAGAAAAAAACCATAGTTATGTATTAtcttcacaattttattataacatatcATCTTTACTTTTAACTACTAAGAGGttccaaattaactaaaactaagGGTTTGTtcatgtaaatatattgagaaaagctctgctagttttgagtcatagagggactcttcctcatgacCAGAGTGCTCTTAGCATACTTATGTGAAAAccattatttatagttaatttagtgtctctcacgatagttactataTAAAGAGTtccaaatattacttttataatctGATTAGTTATTTCtgttgtaattttaaaagatattaatcTTTGTGAAAGAGAAAATTGAAATCAATTTTGTACTAATTAAATTAGAATCAGTGTCTGGGAAACAT is part of the Spodoptera frugiperda isolate SF20-4 chromosome 30, AGI-APGP_CSIRO_Sfru_2.0, whole genome shotgun sequence genome and encodes:
- the LOC118269620 gene encoding E3 ubiquitin-protein ligase RNF181, producing MAGYFEEMGWAELQEGQTPNHLLDMARFLIDFGFYDEDIIGEWPRLPPPASKEAVANIPEVTIESSDKNCPICLKNFNVGEKAKEMPCHHQFHAKCILTWLEKTNSCPFCRHELPTDDEAYEAYKKEKKRKEQRKEDIETLHNSMFS